One region of Myxococcus stipitatus genomic DNA includes:
- a CDS encoding ArsA family ATPase, producing the protein MSDARVLHFFGGKGGVGKTTLAAAYALRLSEAAPKERVLLVSLDPVRSLSDLVKKKLSAKPSKLVPGKGDGGVWGVELEPAALLKPFLADYLPALKKAAAKGTHFTEEELGSLYQQAVPGLEELVALFHVVELLEDESFDRIVVDCSPTSHTLRLFDLPVGLRKFLGLVKAGGDKPAPTTGKGKKAEATAAEPGYLESLGQKAEKLLGLLKDASRTAFHLVALAEPVPEAQTRLLFTQLRERGIPVTEIVVNQVEERGGCPACQGRRGLQAPHVRKFQALDKAVPVHLLGRREVAPRGLDGLALFAEAWSGGKETKALEFAAAEGPPALVRAPSMPPIAAPPLPPTRLIFFVGQGGVGKSSCAAAAAVTLTEKEGPVLLISTDPAHSLSDVLQSRLTDTETQVKGTKGLYARELDMAGWFNALRKRLKEKAEKAFEGAPKAGNDVPADLLYLRNLLECAPPGIDELAAMSVLTDALVQERFKRIVVDSSPVVNSVRVVELAQTAKTWLGALHAVLQKHRAKGLGELADDIAGMIKHAKRFEEALASPTEARFVVVTRGEELAAARTERVVEYLKEKKLPVERVLVNRVGPKSTCEKCENRRKLEFNAAKAIEKKIGLPVTMAPALGRHPAGLRELKAFRTAWYALSAPAAKIKATA; encoded by the coding sequence ATGAGCGACGCGCGAGTTCTTCACTTCTTCGGCGGCAAGGGCGGGGTCGGCAAGACCACGCTCGCGGCGGCGTACGCGTTGCGTTTGTCGGAGGCCGCGCCCAAGGAGCGCGTGCTGCTGGTGTCGCTGGATCCGGTGCGCTCGCTGTCGGATCTGGTGAAGAAGAAGCTCTCCGCGAAGCCCTCGAAGCTGGTGCCCGGCAAGGGCGACGGCGGCGTGTGGGGCGTGGAGCTGGAGCCCGCCGCGCTGCTCAAGCCCTTCCTGGCGGACTACCTGCCGGCGCTGAAGAAGGCGGCGGCGAAGGGCACGCACTTCACGGAGGAGGAGCTGGGGAGCCTGTACCAGCAGGCGGTGCCGGGGCTGGAGGAACTCGTCGCGCTGTTCCACGTGGTGGAGCTGCTCGAGGACGAGTCGTTCGACCGGATCGTCGTCGACTGTTCGCCCACGAGCCACACGCTGCGGCTGTTCGATCTGCCGGTGGGCCTGCGCAAGTTCCTGGGGCTGGTGAAGGCGGGCGGCGACAAGCCGGCGCCCACGACGGGCAAGGGCAAGAAGGCCGAGGCCACCGCGGCGGAGCCGGGCTACCTGGAGTCGCTGGGCCAGAAGGCGGAGAAGCTGCTGGGGCTCCTGAAGGACGCCTCGCGCACCGCGTTCCACCTGGTGGCGCTGGCGGAGCCGGTGCCGGAGGCGCAGACGCGCCTGCTGTTCACCCAGCTGCGCGAGCGCGGCATCCCGGTGACGGAGATCGTCGTCAACCAGGTCGAGGAGCGGGGCGGTTGTCCCGCGTGCCAGGGGCGCCGGGGGCTCCAGGCGCCGCACGTGCGCAAGTTCCAGGCGCTGGACAAGGCGGTGCCGGTCCACCTGCTGGGTCGGCGCGAGGTCGCGCCCCGCGGGCTGGACGGGCTGGCCCTGTTCGCCGAGGCGTGGTCGGGTGGCAAGGAGACGAAGGCGCTGGAGTTCGCCGCCGCCGAGGGGCCGCCGGCCCTGGTGCGCGCGCCGTCCATGCCGCCCATCGCCGCGCCGCCGCTGCCGCCCACGCGGCTCATCTTCTTCGTGGGCCAGGGCGGCGTGGGCAAGAGCTCCTGCGCGGCCGCGGCCGCCGTGACGCTGACGGAGAAGGAGGGGCCCGTGCTCCTCATCTCCACGGATCCGGCGCACTCGCTGTCGGACGTGCTGCAGAGCCGGCTGACGGACACCGAGACGCAGGTGAAGGGCACCAAGGGCCTGTACGCGCGCGAGCTGGACATGGCGGGTTGGTTCAACGCCCTGCGCAAGCGGCTGAAGGAGAAGGCGGAGAAGGCCTTCGAGGGCGCGCCCAAGGCGGGCAACGACGTGCCGGCGGACCTGCTCTACCTGCGCAATCTGCTGGAGTGTGCGCCGCCGGGCATCGACGAGCTGGCCGCGATGAGCGTGCTCACGGACGCGCTGGTGCAGGAGCGGTTCAAGCGCATCGTGGTGGACTCGTCGCCGGTGGTGAATTCGGTCCGCGTGGTGGAGCTGGCGCAGACGGCGAAGACGTGGCTGGGCGCGCTGCACGCCGTGCTGCAGAAGCACCGCGCGAAGGGCCTGGGCGAGCTGGCGGACGACATCGCGGGGATGATCAAGCACGCCAAGCGCTTCGAGGAGGCGCTGGCGTCGCCCACCGAGGCGCGCTTCGTCGTCGTCACGCGGGGCGAGGAGCTGGCGGCCGCCCGTACCGAGCGTGTGGTGGAGTACCTGAAGGAGAAGAAGCTCCCGGTGGAGCGCGTGCTCGTCAACCGCGTGGGCCCCAAGTCCACGTGCGAGAAGTGCGAGAACCGCCGCAAGCTGGAGTTCAACGCGGCCAAGGCCATCGAGAAGAAGATCGGCCTGCCCGTCACCATGGCGCCCGCGCTGGGCCGTCACCCGGCGGGGCTGCGTGAGCTGAAGGCGTTCCGCACCGCGTGGTACGCGCTGTCCGCGCCCGCGGCGAAGATCAAGGCGACGGCGTAG
- the nla6 gene encoding enhancer binding protein Nla6: protein MGSARILAVDDERDTCEALAEMLGAWGHKVETAFDGHDALRKAGEFRPDVVLSDLAMPETDGLWLLRNLKEELPDCPVVFLTGRGTIDAAVEAIREGAYDFIVKPLDTARLKVCIDRALEKKETLREVQTLRRRLKQLGSSDLIAQSAGMRKVIELVEKVAPSKASVSISGESGTGKEVVARAVHNLSLRRDKPFIAINCASIPATLIESEIFGHERGAFTGADQRRPGVFELAHGGTLFLDELGEIPIDLQAKLLRVLEEGRLRRLGGKVEIEVDVRVLCATNRDLKQEIKNGRFREDLYFRLNVFQIHLPPLRERREDVPILVQHFVDKFRGDSAKRVSGVHPEAMEVLKNYEWPGNIRELRNAVERAVILCDGELITREHLPPDMAGKSPERHTFRLPFGLSLDAVEREYILGSLQRNGNNKARTAEVLGVSEKTLYNKLNRYAAEARTQQGGPPRDSGPLGGQGGEGPLSASSLVAR, encoded by the coding sequence TTGGGTAGCGCACGAATCCTGGCCGTGGACGACGAACGCGACACGTGCGAGGCGCTCGCGGAGATGCTCGGCGCCTGGGGGCACAAGGTGGAAACGGCTTTCGACGGGCACGACGCCCTGCGGAAGGCGGGCGAGTTCCGCCCGGATGTCGTCCTCTCCGACCTGGCGATGCCCGAGACGGACGGCCTGTGGCTGCTCCGGAACCTCAAGGAGGAGCTGCCGGACTGTCCGGTGGTGTTCCTCACGGGGCGGGGCACCATCGACGCCGCGGTGGAGGCCATCCGCGAGGGCGCCTACGACTTCATCGTCAAGCCGCTGGACACCGCGCGGCTCAAGGTCTGCATCGACCGGGCGCTGGAGAAGAAGGAGACCCTGCGCGAGGTGCAGACGCTGCGCCGGCGGCTCAAGCAGCTGGGGTCGTCGGACCTGATCGCCCAGTCCGCGGGCATGCGCAAGGTCATCGAGCTGGTGGAGAAGGTCGCCCCGTCCAAGGCGAGCGTGTCCATCAGCGGCGAGTCCGGCACGGGCAAGGAGGTGGTGGCGCGCGCGGTCCACAACCTGTCGCTGCGCCGGGACAAGCCCTTCATCGCCATCAACTGCGCGTCCATCCCCGCCACGCTCATCGAATCGGAGATCTTCGGCCACGAGCGCGGCGCGTTCACCGGCGCGGATCAACGCCGCCCCGGCGTGTTCGAGCTGGCGCACGGCGGCACGCTGTTCCTGGACGAGTTGGGGGAGATCCCCATCGACCTGCAGGCCAAGCTGCTGCGCGTGCTGGAGGAGGGGAGGCTGCGGCGGTTGGGCGGGAAGGTGGAGATCGAGGTGGACGTGCGCGTGCTGTGCGCCACCAACCGCGACCTGAAGCAGGAGATCAAGAACGGGCGCTTCCGCGAGGACCTGTACTTCCGCCTCAACGTGTTCCAGATCCACCTGCCGCCCCTGCGCGAGCGCCGCGAGGACGTGCCCATCCTGGTCCAGCACTTCGTGGACAAGTTCCGCGGGGACTCCGCCAAGCGGGTGTCCGGGGTCCACCCGGAGGCGATGGAGGTGTTGAAGAACTACGAGTGGCCGGGAAACATCCGCGAGCTGCGCAACGCCGTGGAGCGCGCGGTGATCCTGTGCGACGGGGAGCTGATCACCCGCGAGCACCTGCCGCCGGACATGGCGGGCAAGAGCCCGGAGCGCCACACCTTCCGGCTGCCGTTCGGCCTGAGCCTGGACGCGGTGGAGCGGGAGTACATCCTGGGCAGCCTCCAGCGCAACGGGAACAACAAGGCCCGGACGGCGGAGGTGCTGGGGGTGAGCGAGAAGACGCTCTACAACAAGCTCAACCGGTACGCCGCCGAGGCCCGGACCCAGCAGGGGGGCCCACCCCGGGACAGCGGCCCGCTGGGCGGCCAGGGTGGGGAGGGGCCCCTGAGCGCCAGCAGCCTGGTCGCCCGCTGA
- a CDS encoding sensor histidine kinase, with amino-acid sequence MVGAARYGAVQALMDSLLHDVRNPLNAMAIHLEVLSEKLKAETGQVPASQEKNLKAMREQIQRVDGILRLFSDFIVSRGAAAGEMDLSEATTRALGVMSHEARKRRIQTQVAVEAGVQVRLADTSELGFFLVQALLRAFRRVESGGSVRVTVRAEGAVAVLEVEDSGGEGPMDPPDTVAALGLRCAQLGVDLHLRAGTCRLIFPRA; translated from the coding sequence GTGGTGGGGGCCGCCCGCTATGGGGCCGTCCAGGCGCTGATGGACAGCCTGCTGCACGATGTGCGCAACCCGCTCAACGCCATGGCCATCCACCTGGAGGTCCTGTCGGAGAAGCTGAAGGCGGAGACGGGACAGGTGCCGGCGTCGCAGGAGAAGAACCTGAAGGCGATGCGCGAGCAGATCCAGCGCGTGGACGGCATCCTGCGGTTGTTCTCGGACTTCATCGTGTCGCGTGGCGCGGCGGCGGGCGAGATGGACCTGTCGGAGGCGACGACGCGCGCGTTGGGGGTGATGTCCCACGAGGCGCGCAAGCGCCGCATCCAGACGCAGGTGGCGGTGGAGGCGGGGGTGCAGGTCCGGCTGGCGGACACCTCGGAGCTGGGGTTCTTCCTCGTGCAGGCGCTGCTGCGGGCCTTCCGCCGCGTGGAGTCGGGGGGCTCGGTGCGCGTGACGGTCCGGGCGGAGGGGGCGGTGGCGGTGCTGGAGGTGGAGGACTCCGGGGGCGAGGGCCCCATGGACCCGCCGGACACCGTGGCCGCGCTGGGGTTGCGCTGCGCGCAGCTGGGCGTGGACCTCCACCTTCGCGCCGGTACCTGCCGGCTCATCTTCCCTCGCGCTTGA
- a CDS encoding deoxycytidylate deaminase produces MAGRVSWDQYFMDIAKQVATRATCDRKHVGAVIVRGRTILSTGYNGSIRGLPHCDDVGHMMENGHCVATVHAEANAIIQAATNGVGIDGATIYTTASPCWPCFKLIANAGLVRIVYGEFYRDPRIFEIASRLNLELVGLGEAARPPASTT; encoded by the coding sequence ATGGCCGGACGTGTGTCGTGGGATCAGTACTTCATGGACATCGCGAAGCAGGTGGCGACGCGCGCCACCTGTGATCGCAAGCACGTGGGCGCCGTCATCGTGAGGGGACGGACCATCCTGTCCACGGGGTACAACGGCTCCATCCGGGGCCTGCCCCACTGCGACGACGTGGGCCACATGATGGAGAACGGCCACTGCGTGGCCACCGTCCACGCGGAGGCCAACGCCATCATCCAGGCGGCGACCAACGGCGTGGGCATCGACGGGGCGACCATCTACACCACCGCCAGTCCGTGCTGGCCGTGCTTCAAGTTGATCGCCAACGCGGGGCTGGTGCGGATCGTCTACGGCGAGTTCTACCGGGACCCCCGCATCTTCGAGATCGCCTCGCGCCTCAACCTGGAGCTGGTCGGCCTGGGCGAAGCGGCCCGTCCCCCCGCGTCGACGACCTGA
- a CDS encoding S1 family peptidase: protein MTRLLLGAPVALLALASCAGASTPNAQGAAAPPAPGVAREVVVREASRPSRKELVRRILPHNVRLQISEGDKVRRTASGVVVGSERDGEAVVAWVVTNAHAVVMDDLASPVLRVLVDRKADSVTHVGEVVASGQVPDLDLALVRVPGLDLPAAQLADEAELELGEDVVVAASPFGRALSLSGGMVSQVEWDPQTRRPRTVKTDAPIGYGASGGGIFSLETGRLLAIVEGYRTAQVDFAVQQESYSFDVPMPGETFAAPSTKVRQFLQAKGYARLLERSLPGEGGVAHAAGR from the coding sequence ATGACCCGCTTGCTCCTGGGCGCTCCCGTCGCCCTGCTGGCCCTCGCGTCGTGCGCGGGCGCCTCCACGCCGAACGCCCAGGGCGCCGCGGCTCCTCCAGCGCCCGGGGTGGCGCGGGAGGTCGTCGTGCGCGAGGCGTCGCGTCCGTCGCGCAAGGAGCTGGTGCGCCGCATCCTCCCGCACAACGTGCGCCTGCAGATCTCCGAAGGAGACAAGGTACGGCGCACGGCGTCCGGCGTGGTGGTGGGCTCCGAGCGTGACGGCGAGGCCGTGGTGGCGTGGGTGGTGACCAACGCGCACGCGGTGGTGATGGACGACCTCGCGTCGCCGGTGTTGCGGGTGCTGGTGGACCGCAAGGCGGACTCGGTGACGCACGTGGGCGAGGTGGTGGCCTCCGGGCAGGTGCCGGACCTGGACCTGGCGCTGGTGCGCGTGCCGGGGCTCGACCTGCCCGCGGCGCAGCTCGCCGACGAGGCCGAGCTGGAGCTGGGCGAGGACGTGGTGGTGGCGGCGTCGCCGTTCGGCCGGGCGCTGTCGCTGTCCGGGGGCATGGTGTCGCAGGTGGAGTGGGACCCCCAGACGCGCCGTCCACGGACGGTGAAGACGGACGCGCCCATCGGCTATGGCGCGTCCGGCGGTGGCATCTTCAGCCTGGAGACGGGGCGGCTGCTGGCCATCGTCGAGGGCTACCGGACCGCGCAGGTGGACTTCGCGGTGCAGCAGGAGAGCTACAGCTTCGACGTGCCCATGCCCGGGGAGACCTTCGCCGCGCCGAGCACCAAGGTGCGCCAGTTCCTCCAGGCCAAGGGCTACGCGCGGCTGCTGGAGCGTAGCCTGCCGGGCGAGGGCGGCGTGGCGCACGCGGCGGGGCGCTGA
- a CDS encoding PrkA family serine protein kinase translates to MDAKGYLQEVGAQVSADFVKNRSILSFEEYLSLFFNDPRAQARNAAQYLRDVMDHFGTETVPHPTGTIRRFKVFDAEVSEREGRVAGQEEVQNNIYRVLGNFVRAGRINKLILLHGPNGSAKSSLVNALKLGMENYSRLPQGALYRIAWVFPSEKLIKGSIGFGERASGEGELTTFAHLDAESIDLRMPCELRDHPLFAVPPGERRKMLETALRKKGLGNGDGETGDFILSEYVRDGELCSKCRRIYTALLNSYNGDWLKVLRHVQVERFYVSRRYQVATVTVEPQMSVDAVVQQITADRTQLNVPAPLHSTVLYEPHGPLVHANRGLIEYSDLLKRPLEAFKYLLGFSETGEVPLEPFVLQLDEVLIASSNEKHLGAFKELPDFASFKGRIELVRVPYLRRYRTEQQIYDAQVSATTVGKHVAPHATSVAAMWAVLTRLKKPIPDRYANDVKDLIDHVSPVEKLHLYEEGAPPDRLSLANTKELRKLREDLFTESDAYPNYEGRVGASAREIKTALFNAAQNPDYKCLNALAVLEELEAICKDKSVYEFLLQEVLDGYHDHESFVRVAEAEYLDRVDTEVRESMGLVSEGQYRELVERYIQSVSHWVRGEKMRNRVTGEMEKPDEQRMQEVEAIVMPRGEQAADFRRGLIASIGAHRLDNPDADMDYPRIFPDMFKRLRDHYFEERKRVLRKNKENVLKYLSEDRNQLTPREQTQVQSTLKTMAERYGYCEHCAKDAILFLMKKRYG, encoded by the coding sequence GTGGACGCGAAGGGGTACCTGCAGGAGGTGGGCGCTCAGGTGAGCGCCGACTTCGTCAAGAACCGTTCGATCCTGTCCTTCGAGGAGTACCTGTCGCTCTTCTTCAACGATCCGCGCGCGCAGGCCCGGAACGCGGCCCAGTACCTGCGGGACGTGATGGACCACTTCGGCACGGAGACGGTGCCGCACCCCACGGGCACCATCCGCCGCTTCAAGGTCTTCGACGCGGAGGTCTCCGAGCGCGAGGGGCGGGTGGCCGGCCAGGAGGAGGTCCAGAACAACATCTACCGGGTGCTCGGCAACTTCGTGCGCGCCGGCCGCATCAACAAGCTCATCCTGCTGCACGGGCCCAACGGCAGCGCGAAGTCCTCGCTGGTCAACGCGCTCAAGCTGGGCATGGAGAACTATTCGCGGCTGCCGCAGGGCGCGCTGTACCGCATCGCCTGGGTGTTCCCGTCGGAGAAGCTCATCAAGGGCTCCATCGGCTTCGGCGAGCGCGCCAGCGGCGAGGGCGAGCTGACGACGTTCGCGCACCTGGACGCGGAGTCCATCGACCTGCGCATGCCGTGCGAGCTGAGGGATCACCCGCTCTTCGCCGTGCCCCCGGGGGAGCGGCGCAAGATGCTGGAGACGGCGCTGCGCAAGAAGGGGCTGGGCAACGGCGACGGCGAGACGGGGGACTTCATCCTCTCCGAGTACGTCCGCGATGGGGAGCTGTGCTCCAAGTGCCGCCGCATCTACACGGCGCTGCTCAACTCGTACAACGGCGACTGGCTGAAGGTGCTGCGCCACGTGCAGGTGGAGCGCTTCTACGTGTCGCGCCGCTACCAGGTGGCCACGGTGACGGTGGAGCCGCAGATGAGCGTGGACGCCGTCGTCCAGCAGATCACCGCGGACCGCACCCAGCTCAACGTGCCCGCCCCCCTGCACAGCACCGTGCTCTACGAACCCCACGGCCCGCTGGTGCACGCCAACCGGGGCCTCATCGAGTACTCGGACCTGCTCAAGCGGCCCCTGGAGGCGTTCAAGTACCTGCTGGGCTTCAGCGAGACCGGCGAGGTGCCGCTCGAGCCCTTCGTCCTCCAGCTCGACGAGGTGCTCATCGCGTCCTCGAACGAGAAGCACCTGGGCGCGTTCAAGGAGCTGCCGGACTTCGCGTCGTTCAAGGGGCGCATCGAGCTGGTGCGCGTGCCTTACCTGCGCCGCTACCGCACCGAGCAGCAGATCTACGACGCGCAGGTGTCCGCCACCACGGTGGGCAAGCACGTGGCGCCGCACGCCACCAGCGTGGCCGCGATGTGGGCGGTGCTCACGCGCCTGAAGAAGCCCATCCCGGACCGCTACGCCAACGACGTCAAGGACCTCATCGACCACGTCTCGCCGGTGGAGAAGCTGCACCTGTACGAGGAGGGCGCGCCGCCGGACCGGCTCAGCCTGGCCAACACCAAGGAGCTGCGCAAGCTGCGCGAGGACCTCTTCACGGAGTCGGACGCGTACCCCAACTACGAGGGGCGCGTGGGGGCGAGCGCGCGCGAAATCAAGACGGCGCTGTTCAACGCCGCGCAGAACCCCGACTACAAGTGCCTCAACGCGCTGGCCGTCCTGGAGGAGCTGGAGGCCATCTGCAAGGACAAGAGCGTCTACGAGTTCCTGCTCCAGGAGGTGCTGGACGGCTACCACGACCACGAATCCTTCGTGCGCGTGGCGGAGGCCGAATACCTGGACCGCGTGGACACCGAGGTGCGCGAGTCCATGGGGCTGGTGTCCGAGGGCCAGTACCGCGAGCTGGTGGAGCGCTACATCCAGAGCGTCAGCCACTGGGTGCGCGGCGAGAAGATGCGCAACCGCGTCACCGGGGAGATGGAGAAGCCGGACGAGCAGCGCATGCAGGAGGTGGAGGCCATCGTCATGCCGCGAGGTGAGCAGGCGGCCGACTTCCGCCGGGGCCTCATCGCCTCCATCGGCGCGCACCGGCTGGACAACCCGGACGCGGACATGGACTACCCGCGCATCTTCCCGGACATGTTCAAGCGCCTGCGCGACCACTACTTCGAGGAGCGCAAGCGGGTGCTGCGCAAGAACAAGGAGAACGTCCTCAAGTACCTCTCCGAGGACCGCAACCAGCTCACCCCGCGCGAGCAGACCCAGGTGCAGAGCACGCTCAAGACGATGGCGGAGCGCTACGGCTACTGCGAGCACTGCGCGAAGGACGCCATCCTCTTCCTCATGAAGAAGCGCTACGGCTGA
- a CDS encoding Hsp70 family protein, producing the protein MHKEPIIGIDLGTTNSCAAIVEDSGNVKLIPYKGGEYTIPSIFAIDDKGNELIGYEAKRQWQLNPRNTVYGAKRLVGRGFGSDVVETMKKVVAYNMRPGKKNDVTLDVGKKEFTLQEVSAKILGKIREVASNYLKMPIKRAVVTVPAYFNDRQRQSVKDAGKLIDLDVVRIINEPTAAALAYGVGKGLKEKVVIYDLGGGTFDVSIIEIRDRVFEVKSTGGDVFLGGIDFDNAIIHHVLKDFAAKTGIDLATDPVAMQRIKDLAERTKIDLSARDEVPFNIPFITMTSQGQPLNIEMKFTRKMLEQLTNHLVDRTLQMVARVLVDSGLSTKDIDEVMLVGGQTRMPVVQDRLTKFFGKPPSKGVHPDEAVAIGAALYAHSLQDDTNLRIQLLDVIPMAIGLEKAGGAFHVVFPRNAPIPNAKQLLATTSMDNQTELAMRIYQGDHEVVARNDMLGEFTFSGIQQARAGGVQVEITFDVNVEGILTMRARDPATGREMKTTVRVTQS; encoded by the coding sequence ATGCACAAGGAGCCCATCATCGGCATCGACCTCGGCACGACCAACTCGTGCGCGGCGATCGTCGAGGACAGCGGGAACGTCAAGCTCATCCCCTACAAGGGGGGCGAGTACACCATCCCCTCGATCTTCGCGATCGACGACAAGGGGAACGAGCTCATCGGCTACGAGGCCAAGCGCCAGTGGCAGCTCAACCCACGAAACACCGTCTATGGCGCCAAGCGCCTGGTGGGCCGGGGGTTCGGCAGCGACGTCGTGGAGACGATGAAGAAGGTCGTGGCGTACAACATGCGCCCCGGCAAGAAGAACGACGTCACGCTCGACGTGGGCAAGAAGGAGTTCACGCTCCAGGAGGTGAGCGCGAAGATCCTCGGGAAGATCCGCGAGGTCGCGTCCAACTACCTGAAGATGCCCATCAAGCGCGCGGTGGTGACGGTGCCGGCCTACTTCAACGACCGGCAGCGCCAGTCGGTGAAGGACGCGGGCAAGCTCATCGACCTGGACGTGGTGCGCATCATCAACGAGCCCACCGCGGCGGCGCTCGCCTACGGCGTGGGCAAGGGCCTCAAGGAGAAGGTCGTCATCTACGACCTGGGCGGCGGCACCTTCGACGTCTCCATCATCGAGATCCGCGACCGCGTCTTCGAGGTGAAGTCCACCGGCGGTGACGTGTTCCTGGGCGGCATCGACTTCGACAACGCCATCATCCACCACGTCCTCAAGGACTTCGCGGCCAAGACGGGCATCGACCTGGCCACGGACCCGGTGGCCATGCAGCGCATCAAGGACCTGGCCGAGCGCACGAAGATCGACCTGTCCGCGCGCGACGAGGTCCCCTTCAACATCCCCTTCATCACGATGACGTCCCAGGGCCAGCCCCTGAACATCGAGATGAAGTTCACGCGCAAGATGCTGGAGCAGCTCACCAACCACCTGGTGGACCGCACGCTGCAGATGGTGGCGCGCGTGCTGGTGGACTCGGGGTTGTCCACGAAGGACATCGACGAGGTGATGCTGGTGGGCGGCCAGACGCGCATGCCCGTCGTCCAGGACCGGCTGACCAAGTTCTTCGGCAAGCCGCCCAGCAAGGGCGTGCACCCGGACGAGGCGGTGGCCATCGGCGCGGCGCTCTACGCGCACTCGCTCCAGGACGACACCAACCTGCGCATCCAGCTGCTCGACGTGATTCCCATGGCCATCGGCCTGGAGAAGGCCGGCGGCGCGTTCCACGTCGTCTTCCCGCGCAACGCCCCCATCCCCAACGCCAAGCAGCTGCTGGCCACGACGAGCATGGACAACCAGACCGAGCTGGCCATGCGCATCTACCAGGGTGACCACGAGGTGGTCGCGCGCAACGACATGCTCGGCGAGTTCACCTTCTCCGGCATCCAACAGGCCCGCGCGGGCGGCGTGCAGGTGGAGATCACCTTCGACGTCAACGTCGAGGGCATCCTCACCATGCGCGCCCGCGACCCGGCCACCGGCCGCGAGATGAAGACCACGGTGCGCGTCACGCAGAGCTGA